The Vicia villosa cultivar HV-30 ecotype Madison, WI linkage group LG1, Vvil1.0, whole genome shotgun sequence genome includes a region encoding these proteins:
- the LOC131645111 gene encoding F-box/kelch-repeat protein At1g22040-like: MGNVLGANNTKARGSVLPSEVLPGEACKRQRLLSTSYEDNPRLIPSLPDEISVQILARVPRICYLNLKSVSRAWKAALASSDVFCLRKELGTEEEWLYVLTKANDERLLWYALDPISGRWQRLPPMPNVFVEDEGKKGLAALPRRMWSMLGSSVRIADVFMNWLRRRDALDRMPFCGCSIGAVGGCIYALGGFSKASAMNSVWRYDPVKNGWTEVSPMLVGRAYSKTGILKGKLYVVGGVTRGRGGLNPLQSAEVYDPNTGIWSQLPNMPFTKAQVLPTAFLADLLKPIATGMTSYRGRLFVPQSLYCWPFFVDVGGEVYDPDINSWVEMPVGMGDGWPARQAGTKLSVIVNNDLYALDPSSSLNSAKIKVYDEEGDTWKVVAGDVPIHDLADSESPYLLASLLGKLHVITKDANHNIAVLQAGMKNNLASSQSMSSSSDSSSFGELAESSAESETELWRVFASRSDRSAELVSCQSLKV; encoded by the coding sequence ATGGGGAATGTACTCGGTGCGAACAATACCAAGGCTCGTGGGAGTGTTTTACCCAGCGAGGTTTTGCCAGGTGAGGCATGCAAGAGACAGAGATTGTTATCAACTTCTTATGAGGATAACCCTAGACTGATTCCTTCTCTTCCTGATGAGATATCAGTTCAGATTCTAGCTAGGGTTCCTCGAATTTGTTACTTGAATCTCAAGTCAGTTTCTCGAGCTTGGAAAGCGGCTCTCGCGAGTTCGGATGTTTTTTGTTTGAGAAAAGAACTTGGAACGGAAGAGGAGTGGTTGTATGTGTTGACGAAAGCGAATGATGAGAGGCTTTTATGGTATGCGTTGGATCCGATTTCAGGAAGATGGCAAAGGTTACCTCCAATGCCGAATGTTTTCGTTGAAGATGAAGGTAAAAAGGGTTTGGCGGCTCTTCCGCGTCGGATGTGGAGTATGTTGGGTTCGAGTGTTAGAATTGCGGATGTTTTTATGAATTGGCTTAGAAGGAGAGACGCGTTGGATCGGATGCCGTTTTGTGGTTGCTCTATTGGGGCTGTTGGTGGTTGCATTTATGCTTTGGGAGGGTTTTCTAAAGCTTCGGCTATGAACTCGGTATGGAGATATGATCCTGTTAAAAATGGTTGGACTGAGGTTAGTCCGATGTTGGTTGGTAGAGCGTACAGCAAGACGGGTATATTGAAGGGTAAGCTTTATGTTGTTGGAGGGGTTACTAGGGGTCGCGGTGGATTGAATCCCCTACAATCTGCAGAAGTTTATGATCCGAACACCGGTATATGGTCCCAATTACCAAACATGCCTTTTACAAAAGCTCAGGTGCTACCGACAGCTTTTCTGGCTGACTTGTTAAAGCCTATTGCGACGGGAATGACTTCATATAGAGGAAGGTTGTTTGTTCCTCAGAGTTTGTATTGTTGGCCGTTtttcgttgatgttggaggagaAGTTTATGATCCGGATATAAATTCTTGGGTTGAAATGCCGGTTGGGATGGGTGACGGTTGGCCTGCGAGGCAAGCTGGAACAAAATTGAGTGTTATTGTCAATAATGATTTGTATGCATTAGATCCTTCAAGCTCTCTCAACTCTGCGAAGATAAAGGTATACGACGAAGAAGGTGATACTTGGAAAGTGGTTGCGGGAGATGTTCCTATTCATGATTTGGCTGATTCAGAATCTCCTTATCTTTTAGCTAGTTTACTTGGAAAACTCCATGTGATTACTAAAGATGCCAATCACAATATTGCAGTCTTGCAAGCTGGCATGAAAAATAATTTAGCTTCCTCTCAGTCGATGTCGTCATCATCTGATAGTAGCTCATTCGGCGAACTTGCTGAATCATCAGCAGAATCAGAGACAGAACTTTGGAGGGTTTTTGCTTCTAGGAGTGATAGATCTGCTGAGCTAGTTAGCTGTCAATCCCTTAAAGTTTAA